DNA from Acidobacteriota bacterium:
GGCGCCGGCGACACGACCTACCCGATGGTCGTGAACATCGGCGTGGCCTGGCTCGTTTTCGTCCCGCTCGTGTTCTTCGCCACGCGCAACTGGGGCCTGGTCGGCGCCTGGAGCTGCTTCATCGTCCACGTAGGGCTGCTGGCAGCCCTGCTTGCTGTCCGGGTGCGCGGCCGGACCTGGATCGAACGGGGCGCTTCTCTGCTCGATGCGGAGCGGGCGGCCGGCGGCGCGACGGCGAGGGTGTCGGACGTGGACGACCTCCGCTCCTCGCCGGCTCTCTGAGACCATCCCGCGGTCGGGCGACGCGCGCCGGCCGCGTCTACGGTGGGCGGCAGCCGTCCGGGAAGGCGGTCGCGTCGGTGATCGCCGAGGCCGGCATACTGGGTTCGTTCCGGTACTCCCTCTCGACGCCCGTCACCGTGTCGGTCACGCGAATGCTGTAGCCGACGTCCGTCGTCGAGGCGCCGTAGACCCAGACGTGGCCGTTCAGGGCGCAGCCGTCCAGCACCTTGACGAGGACCTCCCAATTGTCCGCGTCGAAGAACCAGAACAGGCCCGCGTCCCGCGTTGCGGAGCTGGCGGCGCTTGCCGCTCCGGTCCGGCCGTTTTCGTCCAGCCAGGTGACCCTTATGCTGTAGCGGGCGTCATGGAGACAGACGGTGTTCCCGTCCGCCTCACAACTGCCGTTGCCGCCGTTCTCCGGGTCGTCGGCCGCCTGGACGACCAGGAAGACCGCGCTGACCGCGCCCCAGTTGCCGTCGGCATCCTTCGCTCGAACGAAGACCGTGTGCCGGCCGGCCTCCAGGTCGGAGGTGTCGATGGTCGCGGTCGCCGACTCCGAACTGCTGTCGAAGGAGCCGTCGGTTGCGGAGATGCCGCTTGCAACCGCTCCCGTCTTCCAGGGAGGAGTGTCGATGGTGTACTCGCCCGCGGCGATGGCCTGGCTTGATTCCGCGCCGTTGCTGTTCTGGTACCGGGTGTCGTCGAAGGTCGCGGAGAGGCGGACGGACGATCCCGCCGCGACGCCGGTCGTTGACGCGCGGCCGCTCAGACTCAGCTCTCGAACGTCGGGGCCTGCTGGAGTCAGATACGGCGTCCGCGCCACCTTGAAGGCGTAGAGCAGCGACTCGAGGTTGCCATCGAGGATCGAGCGTTCGAAGTCGTCGCAGTCCTGAAAGAAGGTCGTCCCCAGTTCGTAGAGAAAGGAAGCGACTCCCAGTTCGCCGTAGGAGTAATCGAGGGTCGTACCGGTTGCGGGATAGAACCCGATTCCCTGAATCGGAAGGTAGTCGTTGAAGAACGCGAGCTTGCGGCCAAGCGTCTGCAGTGCGGTCGCGTTTGGCGCGCCTTCGTACGTGTGTATCCAAGGCCACAGAACGAGGCGGCCGTGGCTGTGGATGTCGAGATAGAGGCCGCTCGTTCCGGGGTGCGCCGGGTCGCTTTCCGCCGGTCCCTGTGCGCCGGGGAAGAGCCTCCGCATGTAGTTCGCGACGGCTCTCGTCTCGGGTTCCGAAGCGGGGCCGGGCCCGCGGAAGGTCTGCGAACAGTCGTTGTCGCTCGATCCGCCGGGGTGGTGCCACGCGAGGGCGAAGTTGCGGTTCAGGTCGACGCCCGGGTAGTCGGCGGGGCAGTGGTTCGTGTTGTGGTTCTTCCTCCAGAGCAACCCCTCCTCGGCGCGCTTCCGCCCGTCCGGATTCGCCTGCAGCAGGAGGTGGACTTCCTGATGGTCCAGCAGCCACCGCACGTCCGCATCCGTTTCGTAGGAGTCGACCAGGTACTCGGCGAAGCGCAGGGCGAGTTCAGCCGTCGCGTACTCGCGGGCATGAAGAGCGGCCGTGATCAGGAGCGCGGGTTTCTCGCCGGACGTAGCGGAGTTCCTCAGACGCAACACCATGAGGCGGTAGCCCACCGACGCGTCGCGTGTCCTTTTCCAGGACCTGCCGACGGGATACCAGGTCGCAAGAGTCGGGTGCCGGGCAACGATCGCCCGGGCACTTGCGTAGGTTTCCTCGACGGTGCGATAGCAGGGGAAGCCCGCGATCGTTCCCCGGGGCACCACAACCGGCCGTTCGGAACGGCGCGTCACCTCGAGGTAGTCGTCGTCTTCGACCACCCGAAGGCCTGCCTGCCGGGCCGCCTCGATGTCTTCGTCGGTGGCTCGCAGGACGATGTAGCCCTTCTCGTACTCGGACTCCAGAGCTTCGAGCGACATGACGGCTCTGGCCGCGGTGAGCGGGTCTTCGAAGTAGGCGCGTACCACCCGGGCGCTGCCGGGGCGCTCGGGTTCCTGCGCCGGGAGCGCCGCGGTGGTCGCCAGAACGGTCGACAGGACGAGAATGCGGCTCACCTGAACCGCGATTCGATCACAGTGTGTCGTCCCCGCCCATTCGCGGATCCCGGGGTCGATCGGGACTCGGCTTGTGGCTATGATCACCGCCGGGCCGACCGTGGCCCTCACTCGCGCACTTCCATCCAGCGACCCAGAGAGGACAGAATCCGAGATGGCCATCTCCGCCGCGCTGAAGCGGCGATCGTTCGGTGAAACCCAGCGCCAGGACGCCTGGTGGCTGCAGCCGGGCGCCGTTGTCGTGGGCCTGGGGCTCGCGAGCGTCTACGCGACCTGGGCGGCGCTTCAGGCCGATCACTACGTATTCGGCGGCTACCTGTCGCCGCTGTACTCGCCCGAGGTCTTCGGCCTCTCGCACCATGCCTGGTTCGAGGGCTTCCCGAGCTGGTGG
Protein-coding regions in this window:
- a CDS encoding M14 family zinc carboxypeptidase, producing the protein MSRILVLSTVLATTAALPAQEPERPGSARVVRAYFEDPLTAARAVMSLEALESEYEKGYIVLRATDEDIEAARQAGLRVVEDDDYLEVTRRSERPVVVPRGTIAGFPCYRTVEETYASARAIVARHPTLATWYPVGRSWKRTRDASVGYRLMVLRLRNSATSGEKPALLITAALHAREYATAELALRFAEYLVDSYETDADVRWLLDHQEVHLLLQANPDGRKRAEEGLLWRKNHNTNHCPADYPGVDLNRNFALAWHHPGGSSDNDCSQTFRGPGPASEPETRAVANYMRRLFPGAQGPAESDPAHPGTSGLYLDIHSHGRLVLWPWIHTYEGAPNATALQTLGRKLAFFNDYLPIQGIGFYPATGTTLDYSYGELGVASFLYELGTTFFQDCDDFERSILDGNLESLLYAFKVARTPYLTPAGPDVRELSLSGRASTTGVAAGSSVRLSATFDDTRYQNSNGAESSQAIAAGEYTIDTPPWKTGAVASGISATDGSFDSSSESATATIDTSDLEAGRHTVFVRAKDADGNWGAVSAVFLVVQAADDPENGGNGSCEADGNTVCLHDARYSIRVTWLDENGRTGAASAASSATRDAGLFWFFDADNWEVLVKVLDGCALNGHVWVYGASTTDVGYSIRVTDTVTGVEREYRNEPSMPASAITDATAFPDGCRPP